TGGAAAAAGTGGGCAAAGACGGTGTAATCACGGTTGAAGAATCCCGCGGGTTTGCAACAGAGCTGGAAGTGGTTGAAGGTATGCAATTTGACCGTGGCTACATTTCCCCGTACATGATTACAGATACGGACAAAATGGAAGCTGTACTGGACAATCCGTATATCCTGATCACAGACAAAAAAATCACAAACACACAAGAAATCCTGCCATTGCTTGAAAAAATCGTACAACAAGGCAAGCCACTCGTTCTGATCGCTGAAGACATCGAAGGCGAAGCGCTGGCTATGCTCGTTGTTAACAAACTGCGTGGTACATTCAACGCTGTAGCTGTTAAAGCTCCAGGCTTTGGTGACCGTCGTAAAGCAATGTTGCAAGATATCGCTGCCCTGACAGGCGGTCAAGTGATCACGGAAGAACTGGGTCTGGACCTGAAAACAGCTTCCGTAGACCAACTGGGTACAGCACGTCAAGTGCGTATCACAAAAGAAAATACGATTGTGGTTGACGGTGCTGGAAACAAAGCCGACATCGACGCTCGTGTTAGCCAAATCCGTACGCAACTGGAAGAAACCACTTCCGAGTTCGACAAAGAGAAACTGCAAGAGCGTCTGGCTAAATTGTCCGGCGGCGTAGCAGTCATCAAAGTCGGTGCGGCTACTGAAACAGAATTGAAAGAACGCAAACTGCGCATCGAAGATGCTCTGAACGCAACCCGTGCTGCGGTTGAAGAAGGTATCGTATCCGGTGGTGGTGTAGCGCTCCTGAACGTATACAAAGCAGTTGCAGCTGTTGAACTGCAAGGCGACGAGCAAACAGGCGTGAACATCGTGTTGCGCGCTCTGGAAGCTCCAATCCGCACCATTGCTGCTAACGCAGGTGAAGAAGGCTCTGTAATCGTTGAGCGTCTGAAACGCGAAGAAGTTGGCGTAGGCTTTAACGCAGCTACTGGCGACTGGGTAAACATGATCGACGCTGGTATCGTTGACCCTGCGAAAGTAACTCGTTATGCATTGCAAAACGCTGCTTCCGTAGCGGCAATGTTCCTGACTACTGAAGCGGTTATCGCTGACAAGCCAGAACCAGAAAAGGCTGCAATGCCTGACATGGGCGGCATGGGTGGAATGGGCGGCATGATGTAATTAGGGCCTCAAAACCCTGTAATACCGCTATTTAAAGGGCTCCCGAGAGGGAGCCCTTTTCTATAAAATCACATAAAAATCACATAAAAATCACATAAAAATCACATAAAAATCACATAAAAATCACATTCTCTGCAACGAGTCAGATTTGAAGGATGTCTGAGAAGTGATTTTTAATCTTCGCATTGGCATTTTTCTTCATTTTCTCCGTAACGTGTGTATAGACTTTCAATGTCGTTTTTGCGTCATCATGACCAACTCGCTTCATGATTGTTTTGATATCAACTTCAGCTTCAGTCAGCATCGATATGTGAGTGTGCCGAAAAATGTGAGGAGTAGCTTTCTTTTTAATTGAGGTTTTCTTGAGAATACGTTCCATACGGATTAATATATTTTTTTGAATGAGTGCCGTTCTTGTGGGCAAAAACAAAGTTGTTTTCATGATAATCATCAAATAATTTCTTGCATTCAAGTCTGAAAGCTTGTTGTTTAACAATGTGTCTTTGGAGCAAATTCATAACGTTATCAATTATATTAAATTTACCAATAGATCCTGTAGATTTGGGTGGAGTTAGAATGTATTTACGCATATTATCAGGATTGTAAAGTGTCTTGGTTATTCGTAACTCATTTAATTCAAAGTTAAAGTCCATATCTTTTAAAGCACAGAGTTCCACAGATCGTATCCCTGAAAAGGCAAGCAAGTGAAAGATTTCAATGTCATCAGCTTGTTCAAGATGAAGGATGCTATATTCAACGAATATTTCTAAATACTTATTAACTGTAAATTGACGTTTTGCTTCGCTAATAATGCATTGTTATTAATTTGATACGATATGCTGATCATTTTGATGCGCATCTTCATTAAAGTAATGTTCAAACTGTTTTTGCATTTTATCGGCTACCAAGTGAGTGTGGCGTGAATGCACAATTGCTGTAATGACAAAATAAAGGGAAACTATTGTAAGAAAAAAATAAATTATATTCATCGAAAAACTCCTCTCCGGAAGGTAGATGATCGAAGATGGTATGGTTCCATTTGACTTTATGTGAGCCGTATTTTTATTCTATAAAACTTACTGGTCACTTTTTCTTACCATTCAACTTGATCAAAACGCATGTCTTTATAGTAAAACTCTCTATCATGATCCGTAATCTCCCGAAGAACCCTGCATGGATTTCCAACAGCTATTACATTCGCCGGGATATCCTTGGTTACCACGCTACCAGCACCAATTACACTCCCTTTGCCAATCGTGACTCCTGGAACAATAATCGCTCCGCTCCCGATCCATGCCCCATCCTCAATGGCCACTGGTAATGCAAACATCCCGCCTTCTTTGCGCTTTTCTGGATGTACAGGATGATTCGTTACAGCAATCGTTACATTCGGGCCAAACATGACATCATTACCAATCGTAACTTTATAGTCGTCAACCACGGTTAGATTGAAATTGATATATACATTATTTCCTACGGTCGTATTTGAACCATAAGACATGCGAATGGGCGGCTCCATCCATACATTTTCTCCAATACTTCCAAAAAGTTGTTTCATTAACGTTTTGCGCATTTCAACATCATCTGGATGCAAATTATTAATTTCATAGCATATTGCCTTACCACGCTGGCGTGCTTTTGCCAACTCTGCAGCCTCTTTCGGATAATTAGCATCGTGATCTGTAAATAATTGTTTGCTGGTCATTCTTTCTTGGATATTCATGCC
The Paenibacillus peoriae DNA segment above includes these coding regions:
- the groL gene encoding chaperonin GroEL (60 kDa chaperone family; promotes refolding of misfolded polypeptides especially under stressful conditions; forms two stacked rings of heptamers to form a barrel-shaped 14mer; ends can be capped by GroES; misfolded proteins enter the barrel where they are refolded when GroES binds) produces the protein MAKDIKFSEDARRSMLRGVDALANAVKVTLGPKGRNVVLEKKFGSPLITNDGVTIAKEIELEDAFENMGAQLVKEVATKTNDVAGDGTTTATVLAQALITEGLKNVTAGASPIGIRKGIDKAVKAAVAELQAISKPIESKQSIAQVAGISAADDEVGELIAEAMEKVGKDGVITVEESRGFATELEVVEGMQFDRGYISPYMITDTDKMEAVLDNPYILITDKKITNTQEILPLLEKIVQQGKPLVLIAEDIEGEALAMLVVNKLRGTFNAVAVKAPGFGDRRKAMLQDIAALTGGQVITEELGLDLKTASVDQLGTARQVRITKENTIVVDGAGNKADIDARVSQIRTQLEETTSEFDKEKLQERLAKLSGGVAVIKVGAATETELKERKLRIEDALNATRAAVEEGIVSGGGVALLNVYKAVAAVELQGDEQTGVNIVLRALEAPIRTIAANAGEEGSVIVERLKREEVGVGFNAATGDWVNMIDAGIVDPAKVTRYALQNAASVAAMFLTTEAVIADKPEPEKAAMPDMGGMGGMGGMM
- a CDS encoding sugar O-acetyltransferase; protein product: MNIQERMTSKQLFTDHDANYPKEAAELAKARQRGKAICYEINNLHPDDVEMRKTLMKQLFGSIGENVWMEPPIRMSYGSNTTVGNNVYINFNLTVVDDYKVTIGNDVMFGPNVTIAVTNHPVHPEKRKEGGMFALPVAIEDGAWIGSGAIIVPGVTIGKGSVIGAGSVVTKDIPANVIAVGNPCRVLREITDHDREFYYKDMRFDQVEW
- a CDS encoding tyrosine-type recombinase/integrase, with translation MIIMKTTLFLPTRTALIQKNILIRMERILKKTSIKKKATPHIFRHTHISMLTEAEVDIKTIMKRVGHDDAKTTLKVYTHVTEKMKKNANAKIKNHFSDILQI